The window CATGCTCGATCTGCTGCTGGCCAACAAGCTCGTGAAGGCCGTGCCGCCGGGCGCCCACCTGCTCTTCGTCGGGGACGTGGACCAGCTGCCCAGTGTCGGCGCGGGGGAGGTGCTGCGGGATCTGCTCGCCGACGGCAGCCCCCTGCCCGCCGTCCGGCTCACCCGCGTCTTCCGCCAGGCCCAGCAGTCCGGCGTCGTCACCAACGCGCACCGGATCAACGCCGGACAGCATCCGCTCACCGACGGGCTCGAGGACTTCTTCCTCTTCGTCGAGGACGACACCGAGGAGGCCGGACGCCTCACCGTGGACGTGGCCGCACGGCGGATCCCGGCCCGGTTCGGCCTCGACCCGCGCCGGGACGTGCAGGTGCTCGCGCCGATGCACCGGGGACCGGCCGGTGCGGGAGTGCTGAACGGCCTGCTCCAGCAGGCCGTCACACCCGGCCGGCCCGACCTGCCGGAGAAGCGGTTCGGCGGTCGCGTCTTCCGCGTCGGCGACAAGGTCACCCAGATTCGCAACAATTACGAGAAAGGGAAGAACGGTGTCTTCAACGGCACCGTGGGCGTAGTCACCTCGCTCGATCCGGTCGACCAGCGTCTTACGGTGCTGACGGACGAGGACGAGGAGGTCCCGTACGATTTCGACGAACTGGACGAACTGGCACACGCGTACGCGGTGACCATCCACCGCTCGCAGGGAAGTGAATATCCCGCGGTGGTGATTCCCGTCACCACGGGGGCGTGGATGATGCTCCAGCGGAACCTGCTGTACACGGCGGTGACGCGGGCGAAGCGACTCGTCGTCCTCGTCGGTTCACGCAAGGCGATCGGGCAGGCGGTGCGCACGGTGTCCGCGGGACGGCGGTGCACGGCACTGGACTTCAGGCTCGGCGGTTCCTGACGGCCTCTGACCAGGGGCGGCGACCCGCGGCGAAAAAAATGATCGATCAAACGAGTCGTGAAGGTCACAGAGCACTTCCCGATGCCGTTCCGAGGGGGCAGGATGAGCAGGTTGGCGGCACTGAGTGCCGCCAATAGGCCCAATGGTCGACCCCGAGTGCACTCTCCTGAGCCAAATGGGGGATGGTAGAGACAGTCAGGGCACCTCGAAGATGAGGCACTACGTCGGTGAGGGAAGACGTGAGCGACAACTCTGTAGTACTGCGGTTCGGCGACGGCGAGTACACCTACCCGGTGGTCGACAGCACCGTCGGCGACAAGGGCTTCGACATCGGGAAGCTCCGCGCCCAGACCGGTCTGGTGACTCTGGACAGCGGTTACGGCAACACGGCCGCCTATAAATCCGGCGTCACCTACCTCGACGGCGAGGCAGGCATCCTCCGCTACCGCGGCTACCCCATCGAGCAGCTGGCGGAGCGCTCCACCTTCCTCGAGGTGGCGTACCTGCTGATCAACGGTGAGCTGCCGACCGTCGACGAGCTGACGACGTTCAAGAACGACATCACGCGGCACACCCTGCTGCACGAGGACGTCAAGAACTTCTACAAGGGCTTCCCGCGCGACGCCCACCCGATGGCCATGCTGTCCTCGGTCGTCTCGGCGCTGTCCACCTTCTACCAGGACAGCCACAACCCGTTCGACGAGAAGCAGCGCAACCTCTCCACGATCCGCCTGCTCGCCAAGCTTCCGACGATCGCGGCGTACGCGTACAAGAAGTCGATCGGTCACCCGTTCGTCTACCCGCGCAACGACCTCGGCTACGTCGAGAACTTCCTGCGCATGACCTTCTCGGTGCCGGCCGACGAGTACGAGCTGGACCCGGTCGTGGTGGCCGCGCTGGACAAGCTGCTCATTCTGCACGCCGACCACGAGCAGAACTGTTCGACCTCCACGGTCCGCCTCGTCGGCTCCTCGCAGGCCAACATGTTCGCGTCGATCTCGGCCGGCATCTCCGCCCTGTGGGGCCCGCTGCACGGCGGCGCCAACCAGTCCGTGCTGGAGATGCTGGAGGACATCCAGGCCTCCGGCGGCGACGTCGACACCTTCATCCGCAAGGTGAAGAACAAGGAGGACGGCGTCCGCCTGATGGGCTTCGGCCACCGGGTCTACAAGAACTTCGACCCGCGCGCCAAGATCATCAAGGCCGCCGCGCACGACGTCCTGTCCGCCCTCGGCAAGTCCGACGAGCTGCTGGACATCGCGCTCAAGCTGGAGGAGCACGCGCTCTCCGACGACTACTTCGTCTCGCGCAGCCTCTACCCGAACGTCGACTTCTACACCGGTCTCATCTACCGGGCCATGGGCTTCCCGACCGAGATGTTCACGGTCCTGTTCGCCCTCGGCCGGCTGCCGGGCTGGATCGCCCAGTGGACCGAGATGATCAAGGAGCCGGGCTCCCGCATCGGCCGCCCCCGCCAGATCTACACGGGCGTCGTCGAGCGCGACTTCGTCCCGGTCGAGGAGCGCTGACACCTGCCGGTGGGGGCACCGGTCCCGGTGTCCTGACCGGTGGCTCTGCCGGCTTCGGTGCCGCCGGCCGACGTGGTCCGTGCGGACCTTCGGCGGCCCGGACGGCCGGGGGTCCGGGGGGTATCCCCGGGTGGGCACGGCCACGGGCGTCGTCGAGCGCGACTTCGTCCCGGTCGAGGAGCGCTGACACCTGCCGGTGGGGGCACCGGTTCAGGTGCCCTGACCGGTCGTAATCCCGGCTTCGGCGCCGCCTGGCTCGTGCGGACCAGGGGCGCCGGGCGCACCCGCGCGGAAAGGGCCTGCCGAAACGGCGGGCCCTTTGTCGATACCGGGATCCGGACAGCAGAAGGCGCCCTGACACGCCGGTCCCCCCACGGGCCGACGACCAGGGCGCCTTCCCATGTCCCGGTGCGGATTCCCCCCACGGGATCCGGCCGGGCGCTCGGAGAGGACAGCGCCTGAATTCGCTGTCGGTGAGTACGACGGGCGAACCCGCCGTACTCCAGTGACACGGTGCGATCTGCCGGGACAACGCACGCCCGGGAGGGCCGCTCAAAGCTTCCCGGTGTACGTGCCCCGGCAACGCATCTCTGAGGAAGTCCCCCAAGACATCCCCAGATGCCGGTCGGCGCCCCCCAAGACGCCGGCCCGACATCGCCAACTTAGACCTTCGAACCCCTTCGATGGTTACGTTCGCATCACTGTGATCTGCGTCTCTTGCATATGTCCTTTAAGTGCGCAAGAGCCCCGGTACGCCGATCGGGACTCAAGCGTAAGGATGATGCGCGAGCCTTGTGAAGAGCTTATGTGAGGCTCGCGCCGGACTCCAGGGGGACTCTTACTTCCGCACCCCCGAACCCCCGGTAACCCCGCCCGACTTCAGTGAAATCGGCGCAGTCGCAGACTGTTGGTCACCACGAAGACGGACGAGAAGGCCATCGCGGCCCCCGCGATCATCGGGTTCAGCAGTCCCGCGGCGGCCAGCGGCAGCGCGGCCACGTTGTAGCCGAAGGCCCACACGAGGTTGCCCTTGATGGTGGCGAGGGTCCGCCGGGAGAGCCGGATCGCGTCCGCCGCCACCCGCAGGTCCCCGCGGACCAGCGTCAGGTCGCCCGCCTCGATCGCCGCGTCCGTGCCCGTGCCCAGGGCGAGGCCGAGGTCGGCGGTGGCGAGCGCGGCCGCGTCGTTGACGCCGTCGCCGACCATGGCCACGCTCCGCCCCTCGCCCTGCAGCCGCCGTACGACGTCCACCTTGTCCTCGGGGAGGACCTCCGCGATCACCTCGTCGATGCCGACGGTCCTCGCGACCGCCTCGGCGACCGTCCGGTTGTCCCCGGTGAGCAGCACCGGCGTGAGCCCGAGGGCGCGCAGCTCGCGTACCGCCTCGGCGCTGGTCTCCTTGACCGCGTCGGCGACGGCCAGGACCCCCCGGGCGCGTCCGTCCCAACCGGCCAGGACGGCCGTACGGCCCTGCCGCTCGGCCTCGCGTGCCGCGCGGTCCAGCTCCGGCGGCAGGTCGTCGTACAGGCGCCCGACGGCCACCTCGCGGCCCTCCACCCGCCCGCGTACGCCGCGGCCGGGGACGTTCTCGAAGTGCTCGACCGCCGGCAGTGCCCCGGCGCGTTCCTCGGCGCCCGCGGCGACGGCGCGGGCGACCGGGTGCTCGGAGGCGTGCTCCAGGGCGCCCGCGAGGCGCAGCAGCTCCTTCTCGTCCTCGCCGTCGGCGGTGTACACCGCCTGTAGGGTCATCCGGCCGGTGGTGACGGTGCCGGTCTTGTCCAGCACGACGGTGTCGACGCGGCGCGTGGACTCCAGCACCTCGGGGCCCTTGATGAGGATGCCGA of the Streptomyces sp. 1222.5 genome contains:
- a CDS encoding citrate synthase; amino-acid sequence: MSDNSVVLRFGDGEYTYPVVDSTVGDKGFDIGKLRAQTGLVTLDSGYGNTAAYKSGVTYLDGEAGILRYRGYPIEQLAERSTFLEVAYLLINGELPTVDELTTFKNDITRHTLLHEDVKNFYKGFPRDAHPMAMLSSVVSALSTFYQDSHNPFDEKQRNLSTIRLLAKLPTIAAYAYKKSIGHPFVYPRNDLGYVENFLRMTFSVPADEYELDPVVVAALDKLLILHADHEQNCSTSTVRLVGSSQANMFASISAGISALWGPLHGGANQSVLEMLEDIQASGGDVDTFIRKVKNKEDGVRLMGFGHRVYKNFDPRAKIIKAAAHDVLSALGKSDELLDIALKLEEHALSDDYFVSRSLYPNVDFYTGLIYRAMGFPTEMFTVLFALGRLPGWIAQWTEMIKEPGSRIGRPRQIYTGVVERDFVPVEER